The genomic region GGTATGCTATTCTTAAAACGTTCATCAATAGAAACAGCTTCCTTTAAGCTCCTTGCAACAGCCTTAAAAGAAGCTTCCGCAATGTGATGAAGATTCAATCCATAAAATAAATTCATATGAAGATTGCACTTTAATGAAAATGCAAAAGATTTCCAGAACTCTCTCCACAAGTCAAACTCAATTCCGTTAAGCACTTTCATCTCAGGAAAGTTGTTGTAAATAAAGTACGGCCTTCCTGAAAGGTCAACCGCAACCATCACAAGCGTTTCATCCATAGGAAGGATAAAACTACCGTACCTTTTAATCCCTCTTTTATCTCCCAAAGCCTCACTAAAAGCTTCACCCATCACGATTCCCACATCCTCTATGAGATGGTGATGATCAACTTCAACATCCCCAGCTGCAGTTATTTCTAAATCAAAACCTCCATGTTTAGAAAAAAGCTCAAGCATATGAGAAAGGAAAGGAATGTCCGTATTAATCTTGTATTTTCCCACACCATCAAGGTCTATTCTTATTTTTATGTCCGTTTCCTCCGTCTTCCTTCTAACTTCCGCCTTTCGCAAAATTACCTCCTTTAACTAAAAAATATCTATTTCCATCAGATCTAATAACACCCTCTGACTCAAGCTCAAAAAGTAGCGTAATAACTTCACAGTAAGGAAGTCCACTTTCTGCAACTATTTTATCAATATGAGCATCCCCCTTCAAAAGAACATCAATAATTGGCTGAAATTTATCATCTATTCCGCAATGATGGTTTTCCTCAGTTTTAAGGTAAGGAAGTTCTTCAAATATATCCTCAAAATCAACAATAGGCGTTGCTCCTTCCTTTAAAAGTCTATTACTTCCCCTACTGAAAACAGAATCAATATTGCCGGGTACAACAAATACATCTCTACCCTGCTCAAGGGCAAAACCAGCTGTTATAAGCGCGCCACTATTTTCATTAGCTTCAACAACAACCGTAGCAACAGAAAGGCCACTTATTATCCTATTCCTCCTTGGAAAATTTTCTTTTGAAGGTGGTGTACCAAATGGAAACTCTGAAATCAAAGCACCACCCTCTTCAAGAATCCTCTCTCTCAAATTCCTATTCCCGGAAGGATAATTTATATCTATACCACAACCAAGCACAGCGTAGGTAACACCTTTAGATTCCACTGCCCCTTTATGAGCTGCCGTATCTATCCCGTAAGCAAGCCCACTAACTACCGACACACCATGTGAAACAAGAAATGATGCAAGCTGATAGGCAATCTTCCTACCGTAAGAAGAACACTTCCTTGAACCCACAATAGAAATGGAGAAACCATCTTTTATCTCCCCTTTAATGTAAAGTACGGGCGGCGGAGCTGATATTTTTTTCAAGATGGAAGGATAAGCCTTTTCTGTAAAAGAAACTATTTTTACACCCGATGTTTGTGCTTTTTTAATTTCTTTCTCTGCCCTTAAAAGTTCCTCCCTTAAATCAAACTCTCCAGACCTGAAAGCTATTTCAAAACTTCCATATCTATCTATAAGCTTCTTTATTGTTTTTAGACCTATACCTTTCTTAAAATAAAAGGCAAGAGCATACAAAATTTCCATATAATCCCCTGCTATTTAGTTTTCATGTGGAATACACCATTCCAGTTCTGCGGTGGATGTTCAATTAGTATTCTACATCTTCTTACCATTTCTACCGCTGGAGGAAAATGGCTAATCTCATCAAATCGCTTTAAAGCCCTTTTAAATTCACCTCTCCGATAAAGTTCCAGAGCTTTTTCATACTTCTCTTTTAATCTAAAATTTTCAGCTGTTCTTTTTAAAAATGTATAAATTCTCACCGGCTGCTCTTTACCTTTAACTGTAACACTGTCAATCTCTACAGGAAAGAAAGAATGGTTAGAAAAATCAACTTGTTTCACACTGTTCTCAGAAGCCAAAATACACGTTCCATAAACCTTGTTAAGTCCTTCTATTCTTGATGCAAGGTTAACAGTATCACCAATTGCAGTATAATCAAAACGCTGGCTTGAACCCATATTCCCTACAACAGCACTACCCGTATTAATGCCAATTCCTATTTTAATTTCGGGAAATCCTTTGTTTCTAAGTTCTTTATTTAAATTCTTTAGAGTCTCTATCATTTCCCAACCAGATACAACTGCTTTTTCAGGATGTTTATCCACATTAAGTGGCGCGTTCCAGATGGCCATAATTGCATCACCTATATATTTATCGAGAGTTCCACTGTTTTTTAACACTACATCTGTAAGAGGTGTAAGAATAAGATTTAACAACTCAACCAATTTCTCAGGTCTTAATTTCTCGGAAATGGTAGTAAACCCTCTAATATCCGCAAATAGAACAGAAATTTCCCTTTTCTCACCACCAAGTTTGAGCTTTTCAGGATGCTGAACCATAATTTTCAGAAGGGCAGGTGAAACGTATGTATCAAACATGCTTTTTATAAATCTTGCTTCTCTGCTCTTTTTGGCTATAAAAAACACTTCATTTAAAATTATAAAGAAGACAACAAATAGCAGTATTTGAAATATGTTTGGAAAATACAGCTTTAATACATAACACAAAATTGAAGCTATCACTAAAAGAAAAATCAAACATAAATATTCCAAGGCACGCAAATAAACGCTCTCCGTAAAATGAAAAATAAAAATTATCATAATACCAGAAAAAATCATAAAAATAAGATCGAAGCCTACAGAAGGAAACACAAAATCACGATTCAAAAAGTTGGATAAAAACGTATAATGAAAGAAAGGTCCAGGAATATATCCTATAGATGATGGCTTTATATCAGTAATTCCTGCTTCCGAAATACCCAAAACAACTATTTTATTTTTAATTGCATTCTCAGGAATTTTTTTATCATAAAGATCAGAAAATGAATACACATGTTTATAATAGTCAGCAATATGGTAAAAATTTAAAAGAACATCTTTTACAGGCAGTTTTTCTCCATCTATCCATATATATTTATCAGTAACATTAAAATCTTTTCGCAAGTATAACCTTAAAGCCTGGAGTCCTAAAGAAGGATAAACATCTCCTAAAAAGACAGACAAAAGAGGATAGTGTCTTATTATTCCATCTTCATCTCCCTCAACATTTAACGTACCGGATAAATAGCAACTATTTGTAATAAACTCAATATTCGCTTCAGCAAAAGAATACATAGGAACAGCCAATTCCTGCGGAACTTTTAATAAAGCAGAATCTGAAAGAACATCTAAAATATCATCTGAAGGATTTTCTGTTGCCTTTCCTCTAAGAAAAAAACCACAAACAACATTATTAAGCTTAGCTATAGTATTTGCAAGCACTTCATCTTTTATATCTGAAGTCTTCTCAGAGAAAACCATATCTAATGCTACAACTCGAGCGTCTTTGAGATTTTCTAAACCCCTGGCAATCAGCCTTCTATCCCAAGGCCACCTTCCAAATCTATTAACACTTTTCTCATCTACCAAGATGAGTGTTACTTCATTTGAAGGCCTTGATAAGTTGAAAGCATAAAACATATCCATAACTCTTAAAGAAAATGAATAAAAAGGAGGAACCTTAAAAAAATAGATAATAAAAGTGAGAAAAAGGGAAAACATAAAAAAAAGAAATGAGGCTAAAAACTTCCTCAAACTAAGCTCCCAAGCATTAGTTAAATATAATTATATCACTTAAACTATTCTTACCATTTCCAAATTTCCATTAACAACAATTTTGTCTCCAATGACACAAAAAACACCTGCTATCTTTTTTTCTCCGATTAATCTTTTTGCTTTTTCGACCGACTCCTCAAAAGTCCTGCTATTGGCAAGAAAAGTTGCCGCACAATCGGCAACAACTACATCCTCAGCAACAACCGTAGCTATTGTAGTATTTCCAAAACTCAAAGAGTGTCCGATTTTGCTCGAAGAACTACAAACGCCCCATTTTCCTTCAGGAATCCTCAATCCAATAGTTTCATCTATTTTAGAATTTCCCGTGTAAAGCTTTAAAACTCTTCTCTCTTTTGAAAAAACTAAAACATCCCCGCCATTTTCAATTATGTACTGGCTAAAGCCCAGCCCTTCCAACTTTTTTCCTACAAAATAGTTTATCGCACCAGCAACGCCCGCCATTGGTCCAACACCAACTTTCTGAGAAGCATTCAACATAGTTTTTACGATTTCCGGCAACAACAGATCATCAACCTTTACAGGCACAAGGCTGGAATAAAAGTCAGGATTTTCTTTTATATAAGCTTCAAGTTGCTTTCTCAGCAAAATAAGATATTCTAAAATCACCTTTTTAAGATTTTCAGAAAAAGAGAAAATCCCGGGCAGATATATCCACAAGTCACTTTCACCTGCACTTACTTCAAAAGATACACCTTTCCTTCCAACAAATTGTCTGTAAAATCTCTTCTCCGGCCTTACCTTCTTCATCACCACTTCTTTATAAGTTCTGATATTTCCTTTGAACGCTTAAAAGCAGCAAATACCGCCTCTATAAAGGCAGAACGAACACCTTTCTCTTCAAGCTTTGCTATCCCCTCAGCTGTCGTACCGGCAGGTGAAATAACACTATCCTTCAAAACCTCTGGATGTTCACCCTTTAAAACCATCTCCGCAGAACCTTTAACTGTCTGAGCTGCTAATTTTAAAGCTGTATCCCTTGGAAGTCCTGCTCTAACGCCACCATCTGCAAGAGCCTCAATCATAAGGAATATAAAAGCAGGACCACTACCTGAAAGACCAGTAACAGCATCCATCAACTTTTCTTCCACTTCTATAACTTCCCCTGCTGTACTGAATAGCCCTTTAAAAAGATTTATTTCCTCATCAGAAACATTAATATTCCTGCTAAAAGCTATTGTACCCTCACTAACTTTAACAAGTATATTAGGCATAACCCTGATAATCTTTTTATCTTTACCGAGAATATTCTCAATGTTTTCAATAGGATAACCGGCAGCTATACTAACAATCAACTGTTGGGGAATAACCGCATTTTTAATCTCATTCAAAACGGCCGTCATAACTTGAGGTTTGACGGCAAGCACAATAATATCCGAAAGAGCAACGACTTCCGTGTTCAAAATAAAAGTATTAATCCCAAATGTTTGCTTTAAATAACAAAGTCTCTTTTCACTAACATCAGAAACATTTATATCGCAGGGCTTAATTTTACGTGAAGCAATAATTGACTCAATCAAAGCCTCTGCCATCCTGCCACCACCAATAAATCCTACCCTTGCATTCATAACTCCTCCGCCTATTTTATGTTTACACATAGTAATCTTAAGAATACCAAAAAAGCCCGGGTGGCGGAACTGGCAGACGCGAGGGACTCAAAATCCCTTGCCCTTGCGGGCGTGCGGGTTCGATTCCCGCCCCGGGCACCAATTAAAACCTTTTAAAAAAAAGCGTTTTTCGACCTTAATTATAATATTACTTACCCTCTGGACAAAAAAGAATATAGGGAATATAAAGGAACGAAACGGAAAAATTGATCGCAGTGTGCGATCAATTTGCGACCAATTTTGCACCCATATAGAGGGAGGCATAAAATGAGACTCTTTAAAAGGGAAAATGGCTACTGGTACATAGAATATGAAAGGAATAAACGCGTCAGCCTAAAAACAAAAAACAAACAGAAAGCTATTAAGCTTTTCAAAGAATTCCAGGCTCTTTACTATCAAAGAAAAGCCGGAATAATAAGAAAAAGCATTACACTATCAGATTTCCTAAATGAATACATAGAATGGGTATCTGAAAGTAGAAGTCAGGGAACTTATAAGAAAATACTCACTATTACAAAACAATTCCTGGAATTTTGCGGTAACATTCCTATTGACGCCCTGGACGTAAAATTATTTGACAGGTACATCATTCATTTACGAAAGAAAAAACTCAGCTTTCAAACGATAAACGGTCACATAAGACACCTTAAGGCTGCTTTTAATAAAGCTGTTAATTGGAATTACATAGATAAAAATCCTATAGCGTCATACAAACTTCTGAAAATTCAGGAAAAACTCCCGAGATTCATGATGCCTGAACAGATTCATAAAGTAGCTTCTATTATAGATAATAAAATATTGAGAGAAATTTTTTATTTTTTAGTTTACACAGGAATGCGAAGAGGAGAGCTGGTATCTCTTACCTGGAAACAAATAGACCTTAAAAACGGCATAATCATACTTGATAAAACAAAGAACAAAAAAGTACGAATAATACCCATACATCCATTCCTGAAAAGAATCCTTTTGGAAAAATTAGAAGAAGATCCTGATCCCAGAGAGAGAGTTTTTCCAGTAAAGGCTGATTTTGTGACAAAAGGGCTAAAGAGATACTTTCGTAAAGCTGGAATTCCAGAATTTCGGGTGCACGATTTGAGACATACGTTTGCTTCTCTTTTGGCAATGGAAGGAGTATCTCTAAAAATAGTTAAAGAACTCCTCGGACACTCTGACTATAAAACAACTGAAATATATGCTCACATAGCTGAACAGACATTATTTGAGGCAGTTAAAAGACTTCCCAGTAATCTTGACAATATGGAATATACAAATTATCATAAGTAGTAAGAAATACTTATTTATAGTGAAGTAAGTTTTTATCAAAACAATTCGGGAGGTGGAAAATGGAAGCAGCAGTTATACTGCTAAAACTTTACGGGATTGCATGGGCAGTAGTCCCGGCATCCCTATGGTTCTTTTTCAGGAGGGTTTAACCCTCCCCCCTTATTTTCACGACTCCTCACGCAGATGATAATTTTTCCGCTGATCCTCTCCTTTTCAAAATAGTGTACAGCACACAGCGTGAACCGTGTTGAAACTAAAGAAATCAGAACCTAATTTTAATGAAGACAATCAAAAGAGGAAAGGATGACTGTTCACTATTTAACAGGCATAGAAGCCCTCAACTATCATGGGGCAGACTGGCATTCTTTTGCTTACGATTTTAACCGCAGATATCCCGAAGAGGTTAGAACGTGGGCAGAAGATTACGGAATCATCAAAGAAGAAAACAGGGAGGTGGCAAACCCTGTAAGGGCTTTTCTTGATTACCTTTTCTACAATATCAGGTTCAGGAAAAGAGTTCCTGTTAAGAGAATAAGCGATCTTAACTTTTCGGACAAAGAAGAAAAAGAAATAAAACAAAAATTAAGAGAACTTCTCGAGCCTGCCCTCAAAGAAGAGGAACTGGAACTTTTGAAAAAGTGGGAACGGTATAACAGAGGTGAACACTATGAACTTGCGCGTATCAGACTTCTTGAAAGAGAAGCTTGGAAAAGAAGAACGAAAAAAGCTCAACGTAATGTCAGAGATTTTAAAGAAGCTGTCAGAAAAGCCTTTAATCTTTAAAGGTGGTAG from Desulfurobacterium sp. TC5-1 harbors:
- the proC gene encoding pyrroline-5-carboxylate reductase; its protein translation is MNARVGFIGGGRMAEALIESIIASRKIKPCDINVSDVSEKRLCYLKQTFGINTFILNTEVVALSDIIVLAVKPQVMTAVLNEIKNAVIPQQLIVSIAAGYPIENIENILGKDKKIIRVMPNILVKVSEGTIAFSRNINVSDEEINLFKGLFSTAGEVIEVEEKLMDAVTGLSGSGPAFIFLMIEALADGGVRAGLPRDTALKLAAQTVKGSAEMVLKGEHPEVLKDSVISPAGTTAEGIAKLEEKGVRSAFIEAVFAAFKRSKEISELIKKW
- the dprA gene encoding DNA-processing protein DprA — its product is MEILYALAFYFKKGIGLKTIKKLIDRYGSFEIAFRSGEFDLREELLRAEKEIKKAQTSGVKIVSFTEKAYPSILKKISAPPPVLYIKGEIKDGFSISIVGSRKCSSYGRKIAYQLASFLVSHGVSVVSGLAYGIDTAAHKGAVESKGVTYAVLGCGIDINYPSGNRNLRERILEEGGALISEFPFGTPPSKENFPRRNRIISGLSVATVVVEANENSGALITAGFALEQGRDVFVVPGNIDSVFSRGSNRLLKEGATPIVDFEDIFEELPYLKTEENHHCGIDDKFQPIIDVLLKGDAHIDKIVAESGLPYCEVITLLFELESEGVIRSDGNRYFLVKGGNFAKGGS
- the hisB gene encoding imidazoleglycerol-phosphate dehydratase HisB, yielding MRKAEVRRKTEETDIKIRIDLDGVGKYKINTDIPFLSHMLELFSKHGGFDLEITAAGDVEVDHHHLIEDVGIVMGEAFSEALGDKRGIKRYGSFILPMDETLVMVAVDLSGRPYFIYNNFPEMKVLNGIEFDLWREFWKSFAFSLKCNLHMNLFYGLNLHHIAEASFKAVARSLKEAVSIDERFKNSIPSTKGII
- a CDS encoding adenylate/guanylate cyclase domain-containing protein, with the translated sequence MRKFLASFLFFMFSLFLTFIIYFFKVPPFYSFSLRVMDMFYAFNLSRPSNEVTLILVDEKSVNRFGRWPWDRRLIARGLENLKDARVVALDMVFSEKTSDIKDEVLANTIAKLNNVVCGFFLRGKATENPSDDILDVLSDSALLKVPQELAVPMYSFAEANIEFITNSCYLSGTLNVEGDEDGIIRHYPLLSVFLGDVYPSLGLQALRLYLRKDFNVTDKYIWIDGEKLPVKDVLLNFYHIADYYKHVYSFSDLYDKKIPENAIKNKIVVLGISEAGITDIKPSSIGYIPGPFFHYTFLSNFLNRDFVFPSVGFDLIFMIFSGIMIIFIFHFTESVYLRALEYLCLIFLLVIASILCYVLKLYFPNIFQILLFVVFFIILNEVFFIAKKSREARFIKSMFDTYVSPALLKIMVQHPEKLKLGGEKREISVLFADIRGFTTISEKLRPEKLVELLNLILTPLTDVVLKNSGTLDKYIGDAIMAIWNAPLNVDKHPEKAVVSGWEMIETLKNLNKELRNKGFPEIKIGIGINTGSAVVGNMGSSQRFDYTAIGDTVNLASRIEGLNKVYGTCILASENSVKQVDFSNHSFFPVEIDSVTVKGKEQPVRIYTFLKRTAENFRLKEKYEKALELYRRGEFKRALKRFDEISHFPPAVEMVRRCRILIEHPPQNWNGVFHMKTK
- a CDS encoding UPF0280 family protein, with product MKKVRPEKRFYRQFVGRKGVSFEVSAGESDLWIYLPGIFSFSENLKKVILEYLILLRKQLEAYIKENPDFYSSLVPVKVDDLLLPEIVKTMLNASQKVGVGPMAGVAGAINYFVGKKLEGLGFSQYIIENGGDVLVFSKERRVLKLYTGNSKIDETIGLRIPEGKWGVCSSSSKIGHSLSFGNTTIATVVAEDVVVADCAATFLANSRTFEESVEKAKRLIGEKKIAGVFCVIGDKIVVNGNLEMVRIV
- a CDS encoding tyrosine-type recombinase/integrase, yielding MRLFKRENGYWYIEYERNKRVSLKTKNKQKAIKLFKEFQALYYQRKAGIIRKSITLSDFLNEYIEWVSESRSQGTYKKILTITKQFLEFCGNIPIDALDVKLFDRYIIHLRKKKLSFQTINGHIRHLKAAFNKAVNWNYIDKNPIASYKLLKIQEKLPRFMMPEQIHKVASIIDNKILREIFYFLVYTGMRRGELVSLTWKQIDLKNGIIILDKTKNKKVRIIPIHPFLKRILLEKLEEDPDPRERVFPVKADFVTKGLKRYFRKAGIPEFRVHDLRHTFASLLAMEGVSLKIVKELLGHSDYKTTEIYAHIAEQTLFEAVKRLPSNLDNMEYTNYHK